In one window of Thermotoga sp. Mc24 DNA:
- a CDS encoding NAD(P)H-dependent oxidoreductase subunit E yields the protein MIVRVCMGSSCHLKGSYEVVRRFQELQKKYNFKLYGSLCFGNCSQGVCVEIDGQLFSRVTPENAEEILKRVLQNG from the coding sequence ATGATTGTGAGAGTATGTATGGGGAGTTCTTGTCATTTGAAGGGATCTTACGAGGTTGTCAGGAGATTTCAAGAGCTTCAAAAGAAATACAACTTCAAGCTGTACGGTTCATTGTGTTTCGGAAACTGCTCTCAGGGAGTCTGCGTTGAAATCGATGGACAACTGTTCAGCAGAGTAACTCCTGAAAATGCTGAGGAAATTCTAAAGAGGGTGCTTCAAAATGGCTGA
- a CDS encoding inositol-3-phosphate synthase, translating to MVKVLILGQGYVASTFVAGLEKLRKGEIEPYGVPLARELPIDFKDIKIVGSYDVDRAKIGKKLSEVVKQYWNDVDSLTSDPEIRKGVHLGSVRNLPIEAEGLEDSMTLKEAVDTLVKEWTELDPDVIVNTCTTEAFIPFGNKEDLLKAIENNDKERLTATQVYAYAAALYANKRGGAAFVNVIPTFIANDPAFVELAKENNLVVFGDDGATGATPFTADVLSHLAQRNRYVKDVAQFNIGGNMDFLALTDDGKNKSKEFTKSSIVKDILGYDAPHYIKPTGYLEPLGDKKFIAIHIEYVSFNGATDELMINGRINDSPALGGLLVDLVRLGKIALDRKEFGTVYPVNAFYMKNPGPAEEKNIPRIIAYEKMRIWAGLKPKWL from the coding sequence ATGGTCAAGGTCCTGATCCTCGGACAGGGCTACGTTGCCAGTACATTCGTTGCCGGACTTGAAAAGCTCAGGAAAGGGGAAATAGAACCTTACGGAGTGCCCCTTGCAAGGGAACTTCCCATCGACTTTAAAGACATCAAGATTGTGGGAAGCTACGACGTGGACAGAGCGAAGATTGGAAAGAAACTGAGCGAAGTGGTGAAGCAGTACTGGAACGATGTTGACTCGCTGACGAGTGATCCTGAGATTCGCAAAGGAGTACACCTTGGAAGCGTGAGGAACCTCCCCATCGAAGCTGAAGGTCTCGAAGACAGCATGACTCTGAAGGAAGCGGTTGACACTCTTGTCAAGGAATGGACAGAACTCGATCCCGATGTGATCGTGAACACCTGTACCACGGAGGCTTTCATACCCTTCGGGAACAAAGAAGATCTTCTGAAAGCTATCGAAAACAACGACAAAGAGAGACTCACTGCAACTCAGGTGTACGCTTACGCGGCGGCTCTGTACGCGAACAAGCGTGGAGGGGCGGCTTTTGTGAACGTTATTCCGACCTTCATAGCGAACGACCCGGCTTTCGTTGAGCTCGCGAAAGAGAACAACCTCGTCGTTTTCGGAGACGACGGTGCTACCGGTGCCACACCGTTCACAGCGGACGTTCTCAGCCATCTTGCCCAGAGAAACAGGTACGTCAAAGATGTTGCGCAGTTCAACATAGGAGGAAACATGGACTTTCTAGCGCTCACAGACGATGGAAAGAACAAGAGTAAAGAATTCACCAAGTCCAGTATAGTGAAGGACATTCTCGGTTACGATGCACCGCATTACATAAAACCTACAGGGTATCTTGAACCACTTGGAGATAAAAAGTTCATAGCCATTCACATCGAGTACGTGAGTTTCAACGGTGCTACAGATGAGCTCATGATAAACGGAAGAATAAACGACAGCCCGGCTCTTGGAGGTCTCCTTGTTGACCTTGTGAGACTCGGAAAGATCGCACTCGACAGGAAGGAGTTCGGAACGGTCTACCCAGTGAACGCCTTCTACATGAAAAACCCGGGACCGGCGGAAGAAAAGAACATCCCAAGAATCATCGCTTACGAGAAGATGAGAATCTGGGCGGGATTGAAACCGAAGTGGCTGTGA
- a CDS encoding [Fe-Fe] hydrogenase large subunit C-terminal domain-containing protein, which translates to MAELIFSRETDCRYCYKCLRNCPVKAISFKSGKSTVLEEECVFCGLCLDICPQNARSYRKDVGRFLSLSRPFLVSIAPSFFAYFENPLRVIGILKEMGAVVVQETAVGAEIVSRRYEEVFEKHPGPLITTACPVVVNLAEKHFPNVLKYFAPVDSPLMAHAKFLKTRYGDFPIVFVGPCIAKKSESDLVDVALTFEELEEILEEREGKEALPDGPYPDRARFYPTTDGIGYTVSVPWEKKLVVEGIENLMRVFSRIDEYKSVFIEASACYGSCLNGPVMKKKSNGKERLLEWQKKLPKEPKVNHLKIDTFRSYRNKSRNVEVPEEEIKKVLVSIGKDDPSKELNCGACGYDSCREKARAVVLGKAEKEMCFVYLLDLVKSSSYRVVEESPNAVFVLKDEKVIYRNRVAGELIQKDPGILECAKGSVGETLNIEGKRFFFVKEFSLEDGEEVIMLVDITQEKLKDEELDKVKKETLRKVEEMLNKQMRIAQEIAGILGESIAETKSSFMELKRFMEGENADL; encoded by the coding sequence ATGGCTGAACTCATATTCTCGAGAGAAACGGATTGCAGATACTGCTACAAGTGCTTGAGAAACTGTCCTGTTAAAGCCATATCTTTCAAATCGGGAAAATCAACAGTTTTAGAAGAAGAATGTGTTTTTTGCGGGTTATGTTTAGATATCTGTCCTCAGAATGCAAGAAGCTATCGGAAAGACGTTGGAAGATTTCTGAGTTTGTCCAGACCGTTTCTTGTTTCCATAGCACCGTCGTTTTTCGCTTACTTTGAAAATCCTCTGAGAGTTATCGGTATTTTGAAAGAGATGGGTGCTGTGGTTGTTCAGGAAACAGCCGTGGGTGCGGAGATCGTTTCCAGAAGGTACGAAGAGGTCTTTGAAAAACACCCTGGTCCCCTCATAACAACTGCCTGTCCCGTGGTTGTTAATCTCGCTGAGAAACATTTTCCTAATGTTTTGAAATATTTTGCACCTGTTGATTCTCCTCTGATGGCGCACGCGAAGTTTTTGAAGACACGATACGGTGACTTCCCAATTGTGTTTGTTGGACCATGCATAGCAAAGAAATCCGAAAGCGACCTCGTTGACGTTGCACTCACCTTCGAAGAACTCGAGGAGATCCTCGAAGAAAGAGAAGGAAAAGAAGCTCTTCCGGACGGTCCGTATCCAGACAGGGCTCGGTTTTATCCGACAACGGACGGTATAGGCTACACCGTTTCTGTCCCATGGGAAAAAAAGCTCGTGGTTGAAGGTATCGAAAACCTGATGAGAGTCTTTTCCAGGATAGATGAATACAAAAGTGTTTTCATAGAGGCTTCCGCATGCTACGGCAGCTGTTTGAACGGACCTGTGATGAAGAAAAAAAGCAACGGAAAAGAAAGGCTTCTTGAATGGCAGAAGAAACTCCCAAAAGAACCGAAGGTGAATCACCTCAAGATCGATACCTTCAGGAGCTACAGAAACAAGTCCAGGAACGTGGAAGTTCCAGAAGAGGAAATAAAAAAGGTTCTCGTGTCCATAGGAAAAGACGATCCGTCCAAAGAGTTGAACTGCGGTGCGTGTGGATACGATTCGTGCCGTGAAAAAGCCAGGGCCGTGGTCCTTGGAAAAGCGGAAAAGGAGATGTGCTTTGTGTACCTGCTTGATCTGGTCAAATCTTCCAGTTACAGAGTCGTTGAAGAATCTCCAAACGCTGTATTCGTTTTGAAAGACGAAAAAGTGATCTACAGAAACAGGGTAGCTGGGGAACTGATCCAGAAGGATCCTGGGATCCTGGAATGTGCGAAGGGCTCTGTGGGAGAAACTCTCAACATCGAAGGGAAGAGATTCTTCTTTGTGAAGGAATTTTCTCTCGAGGATGGAGAAGAAGTCATCATGCTAGTGGATATTACGCAGGAAAAACTGAAAGACGAAGAGCTCGACAAGGTAAAAAAGGAAACACTCAGAAAGGTCGAAGAAATGCTGAACAAACAAATGAGAATCGCTCAAGAAATTGCTGGGATACTCGGTGAATCCATCGCGGAAACCAAGAGCAGTTTCATGGAGCTGAAGAGGTTCATGGAGGGAGAAAATGCTGACCTGTGA